One genomic region from Haloterrigena gelatinilytica encodes:
- a CDS encoding mechanosensitive ion channel family protein yields the protein MRGVLQGNESEASEAAKGVRSVLPFDVSQSTVDITLSLLVVIAGWYLSKYVVRIAGRTVARRIERPSVTRTVLRGVRFSVLLFSLFVAAGILGVGNTQILLSVTVISAVIAVVLAPLVGSLINGFFVLADRPYEIGDMIEIPDQGHRGFVEDITIRYTKIFTLQNTFIVIPNSAIQERDVVNYSAEDERTRISLSFAVTYGSDVEAARRQAERAARAVGTVISGGPDIRIGSARYGAAPLCNIAEFADHGVALELFFWVKNPYKLNVARSEVQTELRDRFAEIDVEFAYPRRHHVFDETSGVARMSIEERGAERPAPESSVERDPRSEGEGEEGDGTDIGEPADQ from the coding sequence ATGCGCGGGGTGTTACAGGGAAACGAGAGCGAGGCCAGCGAAGCGGCAAAGGGCGTGCGAAGCGTGTTGCCGTTCGACGTCTCGCAGTCCACGGTCGACATCACCCTCTCGCTTCTCGTGGTCATCGCCGGCTGGTACCTCTCGAAGTACGTCGTTCGGATCGCCGGGCGGACGGTCGCTCGCCGGATCGAACGCCCCAGCGTCACTCGGACCGTCCTCCGCGGCGTCAGGTTCTCCGTGCTGTTGTTCTCCCTGTTCGTCGCCGCGGGTATCCTCGGCGTCGGGAACACGCAGATCCTCCTCTCGGTGACCGTCATCTCGGCGGTCATCGCCGTCGTCCTCGCGCCCCTGGTCGGCAGCCTGATCAACGGCTTCTTCGTGCTCGCCGACCGGCCCTACGAGATCGGCGACATGATCGAGATTCCCGATCAGGGCCACCGCGGGTTCGTCGAGGACATCACGATCCGGTACACCAAGATCTTCACCCTCCAGAACACGTTCATCGTGATCCCGAACTCCGCGATTCAGGAACGGGACGTGGTCAACTACTCCGCCGAGGACGAACGGACCCGGATCTCGCTCTCCTTTGCGGTCACCTACGGGAGCGACGTCGAGGCCGCGCGCCGGCAGGCCGAACGGGCCGCCAGAGCCGTCGGCACGGTAATCTCCGGCGGTCCGGACATCCGGATCGGCAGCGCGCGGTACGGCGCGGCGCCCCTCTGTAACATCGCCGAATTCGCCGACCACGGCGTCGCCCTCGAGCTCTTCTTCTGGGTGAAAAACCCCTACAAGCTGAACGTCGCCCGTTCGGAGGTGCAAACGGAGTTGCGCGACCGGTTCGCCGAGATCGATGTCGAGTTCGCCTACCCGCGACGCCACCACGTCTTCGACGAGACGAGCGGCGTCGCCCGCATGTCCATCGAGGAGCGGGGCGCCGAGCGGCCGGCGCCCGAGTCGTCGGTCGAGCGGGACCCGCGGTCCGAGGGCGAGGGCGAAGA
- the trmB gene encoding HTH-type sugar sensing transcriptional regulator TrmB yields MAPDELRTTVEGVGERFNLGEYEIDAYLTVLEQGQLTASEIADRTDIPQPRVYDTVRSLSDRGLVELRESRPMKVVAIDPEEAFENVQQSLEEMINELEARYTAPARDTEAVSLVKSRSTILRYLEEVIDAADYELSLSLTPDLLTRFEDELKAAVDAGVSVDLIVTPAGEAPDPSEFDYLEIATTARARRGITTPVVAVADGNYSIYATQDALRDDQDRYGVIFNRSALGFLVSGFFGTVLWTTAERTLGEDGSTRTYPRKYATIRRCVKDIMEEGGEFYATIEGRDVDVGGPRVVRGRILDVSFEVSEEVASLTMETEEGEEITVGGRVAALEDVEAHEIHIGRNEPPTLED; encoded by the coding sequence ATGGCACCAGACGAGCTCCGCACGACCGTCGAAGGGGTCGGCGAGCGATTCAATCTCGGCGAGTACGAGATCGACGCCTATCTCACCGTTCTCGAGCAAGGACAGCTCACCGCGAGCGAAATCGCGGATCGGACCGACATCCCGCAGCCGCGGGTCTACGACACCGTCCGCAGTCTCAGCGACCGCGGGCTCGTCGAACTCCGCGAGTCCCGCCCGATGAAAGTCGTCGCGATCGATCCCGAGGAGGCCTTCGAGAACGTCCAGCAGTCCTTGGAGGAGATGATCAACGAACTCGAGGCCCGGTACACCGCGCCCGCCCGCGACACGGAGGCCGTCTCGCTGGTCAAATCGCGCTCGACGATCCTGCGCTACCTCGAGGAGGTCATCGACGCCGCCGACTACGAGCTCTCCCTGTCGCTGACGCCGGACCTGTTGACCCGCTTCGAGGACGAGCTGAAGGCCGCCGTCGACGCCGGCGTCAGCGTCGACCTGATCGTGACGCCGGCCGGCGAGGCGCCCGATCCGTCCGAGTTCGACTACCTCGAGATCGCGACGACCGCCCGCGCGCGACGCGGGATCACGACGCCGGTCGTCGCCGTCGCCGACGGCAACTACTCGATCTACGCGACCCAGGACGCCCTGCGCGACGATCAGGACCGCTACGGCGTCATCTTCAACCGCTCGGCGCTCGGCTTTCTCGTCTCCGGCTTCTTCGGGACCGTCCTCTGGACGACCGCCGAACGGACGCTGGGCGAGGACGGTAGCACGCGGACGTATCCGCGCAAGTACGCCACGATCCGCCGCTGCGTGAAGGACATCATGGAGGAGGGCGGCGAGTTCTACGCGACGATCGAGGGTCGAGACGTCGACGTCGGCGGGCCGCGCGTCGTCCGCGGGCGCATCCTCGACGTCTCCTTCGAGGTCAGCGAGGAAGTCGCCAGCCTCACTATGGAGACCGAGGAGGGCGAGGAGATCACCGTCGGCGGCCGCGTCGCCGCCCTCGAAGACGTCGAAGCCCACGAGATCCACATCGGCCGCAACGAGCCGCCGACGCTCGAGGACTGA
- a CDS encoding extracellular solute-binding protein: MGRDTGGCSDRPRLRRRSFLQTASVAAAGGAVAVTGCLGSGSAPGTVVMTAAQDVAGIMHSDGDEPSIQQALWDAGLDADIRVEVQTVVSDSVQRMQEAQAALQAGRAPPDIHMMDSGWTIPFILREQTTNLSEHLGDEALSRVDEDYSQAIVETARHPETDDLHAVPLFPDFGLMLYRQDLIEDAGHDTSNWATEPPSWEEFATAVDDAMSQSDVQYGFTTQGAAYEGLACCTFNEVMTSWGGAYFGGVENLFTAGDRPVTVDAEPTIDAIRMMRAFINGDDPNGLDGFPEICPSAVVQWTEQESLNPFAAGDAVANRNWPFAIAETGGEDGFGEDLGVMTRPYAVSPEEAEYEGVGGSASALGGWNLVVSPFSERREEALQVLEAFTDPEVQLTVYELGGFLPPNVNLIEEADPEEIGPSARYTDVLLQASENAIPRPVTDVWPEQSALIYQEVNAAYRGTKSPAGAMSDLAERLESSETEVAEQNVD, from the coding sequence ATGGGACGTGATACCGGCGGTTGCAGCGATCGCCCGCGGCTCCGACGGCGGTCGTTCCTGCAGACCGCATCAGTGGCCGCTGCGGGCGGTGCAGTGGCCGTTACCGGCTGTCTCGGTAGCGGCAGCGCTCCGGGAACCGTGGTGATGACCGCCGCCCAGGACGTCGCGGGGATCATGCACAGCGACGGAGACGAGCCGTCGATCCAGCAGGCCCTGTGGGACGCCGGGCTGGACGCCGACATCCGCGTCGAGGTCCAGACCGTCGTCAGCGACTCCGTCCAGCGGATGCAGGAGGCCCAGGCGGCGCTTCAGGCGGGTCGCGCCCCGCCGGACATCCACATGATGGACAGCGGGTGGACGATCCCCTTCATCCTCCGGGAGCAGACGACCAACCTGAGCGAACACCTCGGGGACGAGGCCCTCTCGCGCGTCGATGAGGACTACAGCCAAGCGATCGTCGAGACGGCTCGTCACCCGGAAACAGACGATCTACACGCCGTGCCGCTGTTTCCGGACTTCGGCCTGATGCTGTACCGACAGGATCTCATCGAGGACGCGGGCCACGATACGAGCAACTGGGCGACCGAGCCGCCCTCCTGGGAGGAGTTCGCGACGGCCGTCGACGACGCGATGAGTCAGTCCGACGTCCAGTACGGCTTTACGACCCAGGGGGCCGCCTACGAGGGACTGGCCTGCTGTACGTTCAACGAGGTGATGACCTCCTGGGGCGGCGCGTACTTCGGCGGCGTCGAGAACCTGTTCACGGCCGGCGACCGTCCGGTCACGGTCGACGCGGAGCCGACGATCGACGCGATCCGCATGATGCGCGCGTTCATCAACGGCGACGATCCGAACGGCCTCGACGGGTTTCCGGAGATCTGTCCGTCCGCCGTCGTCCAGTGGACCGAACAGGAGTCGCTCAACCCCTTCGCGGCCGGCGACGCCGTCGCCAACCGCAACTGGCCGTTCGCGATCGCCGAGACCGGCGGCGAGGACGGGTTCGGCGAGGACCTGGGCGTCATGACGCGGCCGTACGCGGTCTCTCCCGAAGAGGCCGAGTACGAGGGGGTCGGCGGCTCCGCTTCGGCGCTCGGCGGCTGGAACCTCGTCGTGAGCCCGTTCTCGGAGCGCCGGGAGGAGGCCCTGCAAGTCCTCGAGGCCTTCACCGATCCGGAGGTACAGCTCACGGTCTACGAACTGGGCGGGTTCCTGCCCCCGAACGTGAACCTGATCGAAGAGGCCGATCCCGAGGAGATCGGGCCGTCGGCCCGGTACACGGACGTTCTCCTGCAGGCCAGCGAGAACGCGATTCCGCGGCCGGTGACCGACGTCTGGCCGGAGCAGTCGGCGCTGATCTACCAGGAGGTCAACGCCGCCTACCGGGGCACGAAATCGCCGGCGGGAGCGATGAGCGACCTCGCGGAGCGACTGGAGTCGAGCGAAACGGAGGTGGCCGAACAAAATGTCGACTGA
- a CDS encoding carbohydrate ABC transporter permease, with product MSTDTDTVTGGETTERDRTGNVVVNWMENLSEAAYAYLLLLPAFALLTLVAFYPLLRTFVMSLRADQTRGFDPLGGFVGVDNYVDILTGNARLARQFLDVSLTASFPFIELGVPFFQQALFVTLAFAIISVLLETLIGFGQAYVLDQDFRGRRWVRVAIILPWAVPIVIQGMIFFLMFQPEVGFGTDVMQWFGLFSDAPLANSRDSFIIILVADIWKSSAFMALLILAGLQSVDRSLYDVAKVAGASPWQRFKLITLPLVMPALLVAMLFRTMDAMRVFGLIESTAGCTTVPSLTCLVVEAMFGGTRIFATAATVAFTTALVIGLIIGGYVVLFRDTEGGMY from the coding sequence ATGTCGACTGATACCGATACGGTGACCGGAGGCGAGACGACCGAACGCGACCGCACCGGGAACGTCGTCGTCAACTGGATGGAGAACCTGAGCGAGGCGGCCTACGCCTACCTGCTCCTGTTGCCGGCGTTCGCACTGTTGACGCTGGTGGCGTTCTACCCGCTGCTCCGGACGTTCGTCATGTCCTTGCGAGCGGATCAGACCCGCGGCTTCGATCCGCTGGGCGGGTTCGTCGGCGTCGATAACTACGTCGACATCCTCACGGGCAACGCCCGCCTCGCGCGGCAGTTCCTCGACGTCTCGCTGACCGCCTCGTTCCCCTTTATCGAACTCGGCGTTCCGTTCTTCCAGCAGGCGCTGTTCGTCACGCTCGCGTTCGCGATCATCAGCGTCCTCCTCGAGACGCTCATCGGGTTCGGACAGGCGTACGTGCTCGACCAAGACTTCCGGGGTCGACGCTGGGTCCGCGTGGCGATCATCCTGCCGTGGGCGGTGCCGATCGTCATCCAGGGGATGATCTTCTTCCTGATGTTCCAGCCGGAAGTCGGGTTCGGAACCGACGTCATGCAGTGGTTCGGCCTCTTCAGCGACGCCCCGCTGGCCAACAGCCGGGACTCCTTTATCATCATCCTCGTGGCCGACATCTGGAAGTCCTCGGCCTTTATGGCCCTGCTGATCCTCGCGGGGCTCCAGAGCGTCGACCGGAGCCTCTACGACGTCGCGAAGGTCGCCGGCGCCTCGCCGTGGCAGCGGTTCAAGCTGATCACGCTGCCGCTGGTGATGCCGGCCCTGCTGGTCGCGATGCTGTTCCGGACGATGGACGCGATGCGGGTCTTCGGGCTGATCGAGTCGACCGCCGGCTGTACCACGGTGCCGTCGCTGACCTGCCTCGTCGTGGAGGCGATGTTCGGCGGCACCCGCATCTTCGCGACCGCGGCGACCGTCGCGTTCACGACCGCGCTCGTTATCGGCCTCATCATCGGCGGTTACGTGGTCCTGTTCCGCGACACCGAAGGAGGGATGTACTGA
- a CDS encoding carbohydrate ABC transporter permease produces the protein MSDPNSSTDPTDTGGTDADDRPRDPTLRRPDGGTDVLKNGREAELDRGPLQRWAADSIQNPERVYRALFYVAAIFFLFTTLFPFYWLLMVALTPEGQLQDIVFTPNGFNPGAFVEVFEVIPFHWYMFNSFVIALGSTAVVLLVGSLAGYAFGRLEFPGRTPLMLLVLVISFFPPAAFFIPLNDLFNTSFFFLEPITGDGTLYNTPFAMVTPLSAIFMPLAIFILTTFYSQIPDGLEDAARVEGTTRLGALFRVIIPLSAPGVATAGVLTFIAVYNEFFFSFLMTDGQPENWAPILEGMLAYQGQYEVLYHLMAAASIIGVIPVAILVVIAQEKIVSGLTAGALKE, from the coding sequence ATGTCCGATCCGAATAGCTCCACCGATCCGACCGACACCGGGGGTACCGACGCGGACGACCGACCGCGGGATCCGACGCTCCGCCGCCCCGACGGGGGCACGGACGTCCTCAAAAACGGCCGCGAGGCGGAACTCGACCGCGGGCCGCTTCAGCGGTGGGCCGCCGACTCGATCCAGAACCCGGAGCGAGTCTACCGGGCGCTGTTCTACGTCGCGGCGATCTTCTTCCTCTTTACGACGCTGTTCCCGTTCTACTGGCTGCTCATGGTCGCGCTGACGCCGGAAGGACAGCTCCAGGACATCGTCTTCACGCCGAACGGGTTCAACCCCGGCGCCTTCGTCGAGGTGTTCGAGGTCATCCCGTTCCACTGGTACATGTTCAACAGCTTCGTGATCGCGCTGGGGTCGACCGCCGTCGTCCTCCTCGTCGGCAGCCTCGCCGGCTACGCGTTCGGCCGCCTCGAGTTCCCCGGTCGGACGCCGCTGATGCTGCTGGTGCTGGTGATTTCGTTCTTCCCGCCGGCGGCGTTCTTCATCCCGCTGAACGACCTGTTCAACACGTCGTTCTTCTTCCTCGAACCGATCACGGGCGACGGCACCCTCTACAACACGCCCTTCGCGATGGTGACGCCGCTGTCGGCGATCTTCATGCCCTTGGCGATCTTCATCCTGACGACCTTCTACTCGCAGATCCCGGACGGGTTAGAGGACGCGGCCCGCGTCGAGGGGACGACCCGACTGGGCGCGCTGTTCAGAGTCATCATTCCGCTGTCGGCCCCCGGCGTCGCGACCGCCGGCGTGCTGACGTTCATCGCGGTCTACAACGAGTTCTTCTTCTCGTTCCTGATGACCGACGGCCAGCCCGAGAACTGGGCGCCGATCCTCGAGGGCATGCTCGCCTATCAGGGGCAGTACGAGGTGCTGTACCATCTGATGGCCGCCGCGAGTATCATCGGGGTGATCCCCGTCGCGATTCTTGTGGTCATCGCACAGGAAAAGATCGTCAGCGGACTCACCGCAGGAGCACTCAAGGAGTAA
- a CDS encoding ABC transporter ATP-binding protein codes for MARVRLENITKRYGEETAVDDISLEVEDGEFVTFVGPSGCGKSTTMETVAGLTTPTEGRVYIGDDDVTDLAPKDRGVAMVFQNIALFPHMDVYENISFGLRLRKYDDEEVRRRVEEAADIVQLEGMLDRMPAEMSGGQQQRVGIARAIVRNPDVFLMDEPLANLDAKLRVHMRTELQRLHRELDATVIYVTHDQAEAMTMSNRIAVLNDGKLQQIAPPLVCYNEPTNLFVAGFIGSPSMNFIEGTLVEGGLETNNFTVDLDPGRLSGVSIGDDVTLGVRPEDVHLSQYADSLAAPTDPIDARTDVLEPMGDEVFVYLLLSEAAEGSMDQDPATSPNQLLMSVTPDTEIEANEDVDVVLDRSKIHLFDTATGDALLHGLTDRSEREPGTTPTEADS; via the coding sequence ATGGCACGAGTACGACTCGAGAACATCACGAAACGGTACGGAGAGGAAACGGCGGTCGACGACATCAGCCTCGAGGTCGAGGACGGCGAGTTCGTCACCTTCGTCGGCCCCTCGGGCTGTGGCAAGTCGACGACGATGGAGACGGTCGCGGGGCTGACGACGCCCACGGAGGGACGGGTCTACATCGGCGACGACGACGTCACCGACCTGGCTCCCAAGGACCGCGGGGTCGCGATGGTCTTCCAGAACATCGCGCTGTTCCCGCACATGGACGTCTACGAGAACATCTCGTTCGGGTTGCGCCTCCGGAAGTACGACGACGAGGAGGTCCGGCGCCGCGTCGAAGAGGCCGCCGATATCGTCCAACTGGAGGGGATGTTAGACCGGATGCCGGCGGAGATGTCCGGCGGCCAGCAACAGCGGGTCGGCATCGCCCGCGCGATCGTTCGGAACCCGGACGTCTTCCTGATGGACGAGCCGCTGGCGAACTTAGACGCGAAGCTCCGGGTGCACATGCGGACGGAACTCCAGCGGCTCCACCGGGAGTTAGACGCGACGGTCATCTACGTCACTCACGACCAGGCCGAGGCGATGACGATGTCCAACCGGATCGCCGTCTTGAACGACGGGAAACTCCAGCAGATCGCCCCGCCGCTGGTCTGTTACAACGAGCCCACGAACCTCTTCGTCGCGGGCTTCATCGGCTCGCCGTCGATGAACTTCATCGAAGGGACGCTCGTCGAGGGCGGCCTCGAGACGAACAACTTCACCGTCGATCTCGATCCGGGCCGACTCTCTGGCGTCTCGATCGGCGACGACGTCACACTTGGGGTCAGGCCGGAGGACGTCCACCTGTCCCAGTACGCGGACTCGCTGGCCGCGCCGACGGATCCGATCGACGCCCGAACCGACGTCTTGGAGCCGATGGGCGACGAGGTCTTCGTCTACCTCCTGCTCTCCGAAGCGGCGGAGGGGTCGATGGATCAGGACCCCGCCACGTCGCCGAACCAGTTGCTGATGAGCGTCACCCCCGATACGGAGATCGAGGCGAACGAGGACGTCGACGTCGTGCTCGATCGATCGAAAATTCACCTCTTCGACACGGCGACCGGCGACGCCTTGCTCCACGGCCTGACCGACCGCTCGGAGCGAGAGCCCGGAACGACGCCGACGGAAGCCGATAGCTGA
- a CDS encoding Gfo/Idh/MocA family protein: protein MDTPMTTDRSDIRTGIVGLGNIGQYHAERLIELGVPLVGGMDVAAEARSRFARRYDVDVYEDHHELYDTVDAVVITTPNKYHEEYAVDAFERDLHVLLEKPLAHSLESAQRIADAAADSDGHAMVGFNNRFSNTVQIVRNRIERGDLGEVTHVEANYVRRRGIPGRGSWFTRRQIAGGGSLIDLGVHAIDLALYLLDYPPVSEVSGVARGEFGADEEYAYLDMWGEDAGPAGFDVDDSASAFIRCGGDRTISLEVAWATNRPANHEFVVRGTEAAARFDLLEGDLTIHSASTAGPDHLENTSVETRQNDTHSAEQEEFYDRILRDDPDDRSVEHGLSVQRIIDAIYRSSDDGHTITIEE from the coding sequence ATCGACACTCCGATGACAACAGATCGAAGCGACATCAGAACGGGAATCGTCGGCTTGGGGAACATCGGCCAGTACCACGCGGAACGCCTCATCGAACTGGGCGTTCCGCTCGTGGGAGGGATGGACGTCGCCGCCGAGGCGCGCTCGCGGTTCGCCCGCCGCTACGACGTCGACGTCTACGAGGACCACCACGAACTGTACGACACCGTCGACGCCGTCGTCATCACGACGCCGAACAAGTACCACGAGGAGTACGCCGTCGACGCCTTCGAGCGCGATCTGCACGTCCTGCTCGAGAAACCCCTCGCGCACTCCCTCGAGAGCGCCCAACGGATCGCCGACGCCGCCGCGGACTCGGACGGCCACGCGATGGTCGGATTCAACAACCGGTTTTCGAACACGGTCCAGATCGTCCGCAACCGGATCGAACGCGGCGATCTGGGCGAGGTGACCCACGTCGAAGCCAACTACGTTCGCCGCCGAGGCATACCGGGGCGGGGTTCGTGGTTCACCCGCCGGCAGATCGCCGGGGGCGGGTCGCTCATCGATCTCGGCGTCCACGCCATCGATCTGGCCCTCTACCTGCTGGACTATCCGCCCGTTTCGGAGGTAAGCGGGGTCGCCCGCGGCGAGTTCGGAGCGGACGAGGAGTACGCCTATCTCGACATGTGGGGCGAGGACGCCGGCCCGGCCGGCTTCGACGTCGACGACTCCGCCAGCGCGTTCATCCGGTGTGGGGGCGACCGGACCATCTCGCTGGAAGTCGCGTGGGCGACCAACCGGCCGGCCAACCACGAGTTCGTCGTTCGAGGCACCGAGGCGGCCGCGCGGTTCGACCTGCTCGAGGGGGATCTGACCATCCACTCGGCGAGCACCGCCGGTCCCGACCACCTCGAGAACACGTCCGTCGAGACGCGCCAGAACGACACGCACTCGGCGGAACAGGAGGAGTTCTACGATCGGATCCTCCGCGACGACCCCGACGACAGGAGCGTCGAGCACGGGCTCTCCGTCCAGCGGATCATCGACGCGATCTACCGGTCCAGCGACGACGGCCACACGATCACGATCGAGGAGTAA
- a CDS encoding carboxypeptidase regulatory-like domain-containing protein, which yields MQIERSLVLEISRHEVPVGRPITVRVRDKGNNPIEGALVEAGSKRKRTDGRGRCEIAFRSPGFWKLVATKSPTERVRYRSTSTLVRALPRSTTDRRPRRVGPPTR from the coding sequence ATGCAGATCGAACGATCCCTCGTGCTCGAGATCAGCCGCCACGAGGTGCCCGTCGGACGGCCGATCACCGTCCGGGTCCGCGACAAGGGGAACAACCCGATCGAGGGGGCGCTCGTCGAGGCCGGCTCGAAGCGAAAGCGAACGGACGGCCGCGGCCGGTGTGAGATCGCGTTTCGCTCGCCCGGCTTCTGGAAACTCGTCGCGACCAAGTCGCCGACCGAACGGGTCCGCTACCGGTCGACGTCGACGTTGGTTCGAGCGCTCCCTCGGTCGACGACGGACCGGCGGCCGCGGCGGGTCGGTCCGCCGACGAGATAG
- a CDS encoding sugar phosphate isomerase/epimerase family protein: protein MDIGVHTPPLADESLEGALSYLDELGVSAIEPGVGGHPGQDHLPRAEYLDNDAEQQEVRNLLDERDMRISALATHNNPLHPDDERAERADTELREAIELAAQLDVDAVTCFSGLPAGGPNDEVPNWITAPWPPEHDEALEYQWEQAVAYWSDLNEYADEHGVDIAIEMHPNMLVYEPHGMARLREETGERIGANFDPSHLYWQGITITDAIRYLGERDAIHHVHAKDTKIYDAQAREKGVLDTTAYDDEPNRSWLFRSVGYGHGEGHWKDIVSTLRMVGYDGALSIEHEDSLTSSREGLEKAVDLLERAVFETEPGEAYWAD, encoded by the coding sequence ATGGACATCGGCGTACACACCCCGCCGCTGGCGGACGAATCGCTCGAGGGGGCACTCTCGTATCTCGACGAACTCGGCGTGAGCGCGATCGAACCGGGCGTCGGCGGCCATCCGGGACAGGACCACCTCCCGCGGGCCGAATACCTCGACAACGACGCCGAACAACAGGAGGTGCGAAACCTCCTCGACGAGCGCGACATGCGGATCAGCGCGCTCGCGACGCACAACAACCCGCTGCATCCGGACGACGAACGGGCCGAGCGGGCGGACACGGAACTGCGCGAGGCGATCGAGCTGGCCGCTCAGCTCGACGTCGACGCCGTCACCTGTTTCTCCGGCCTCCCCGCCGGGGGGCCGAACGACGAAGTCCCCAACTGGATCACGGCCCCTTGGCCGCCGGAACACGATGAGGCGCTCGAGTACCAGTGGGAGCAAGCGGTGGCCTACTGGAGCGACCTCAACGAGTACGCCGACGAGCACGGCGTCGATATCGCGATCGAGATGCACCCGAACATGCTGGTCTACGAGCCCCACGGGATGGCCCGACTGCGCGAGGAGACGGGCGAGCGCATCGGGGCGAACTTCGATCCGTCCCACCTCTACTGGCAGGGGATCACGATCACCGACGCGATCCGCTATCTCGGCGAGCGCGACGCGATCCACCACGTCCACGCCAAGGACACCAAGATCTACGACGCCCAGGCCCGCGAGAAGGGGGTCCTCGATACGACCGCCTACGACGACGAGCCGAACCGCTCGTGGCTCTTCCGCTCGGTCGGCTACGGCCACGGCGAGGGTCACTGGAAGGACATCGTCTCGACGCTGCGGATGGTCGGCTACGACGGCGCGCTGAGCATCGAACACGAGGACTCGCTGACCAGCTCTCGGGAGGGCCTCGAGAAGGCGGTCGACCTGCTCGAGCGAGCGGTCTTCGAGACGGAGCCGGGCGAAGCCTACTGGGCCGACTAG
- a CDS encoding HalOD1 output domain-containing protein: MSASSDPSSDAVAPSQAVIEAIAAHEGVDVTDVEPPAYEPLYAVVNPEALDRLFQPAAGSTTARVVLEYEGYEITVSSDGRVDVNDRSVADGSIEFSLED; the protein is encoded by the coding sequence ATGTCCGCTTCGTCCGACCCGTCGTCCGATGCGGTGGCACCCAGCCAGGCCGTCATCGAGGCGATCGCCGCCCACGAGGGCGTCGACGTCACCGACGTCGAACCGCCGGCATACGAGCCGCTGTACGCCGTGGTCAACCCCGAGGCGCTAGACCGACTGTTCCAGCCCGCAGCCGGGTCGACGACCGCACGGGTCGTCCTCGAGTACGAGGGGTACGAGATCACGGTCTCCAGCGACGGTCGCGTCGACGTCAACGATCGATCGGTCGCCGACGGCTCCATCGAGTTCTCGCTGGAGGACTAG
- a CDS encoding 6-hydroxymethylpterin diphosphokinase MptE-like protein, whose amino-acid sequence MEFDEWEPVYEAICRDFGYDRTGDERARDVLASLTDDFDLDRLSSLRDATVAVAGAGPSLESASALERARAADAVVAASTAVDTLAANGIDADCMVTDLDKNPETVRRLTGAETTVAVHAHGDNVPLVRDVVPDCAGEFVLPTTQAAPRGPVRNFGGFTDGDRAAFLADHLGAAELAFVGWDLEDPAVDSPKARKLEWAERLLYWLESRRDERFSVLDGRRDAIETSALPVE is encoded by the coding sequence ATGGAGTTCGACGAGTGGGAGCCCGTCTACGAGGCCATCTGTCGCGACTTCGGCTACGATCGAACCGGCGACGAACGAGCCCGCGACGTCCTGGCTTCGCTGACCGACGACTTCGATCTCGACCGCCTCTCGAGCCTTCGGGACGCCACGGTGGCGGTCGCCGGCGCCGGCCCGTCCCTCGAGTCGGCGTCGGCCCTCGAGCGGGCGCGGGCGGCCGACGCCGTCGTCGCGGCTTCGACGGCGGTCGACACGCTTGCGGCGAACGGGATCGACGCCGACTGCATGGTGACGGATCTGGACAAGAACCCCGAGACCGTCCGTCGGTTGACCGGCGCGGAGACGACGGTCGCGGTCCACGCCCACGGCGACAACGTTCCTCTCGTTCGCGACGTCGTCCCCGACTGCGCGGGCGAGTTCGTCCTCCCGACGACGCAGGCCGCGCCGCGCGGCCCGGTCCGGAACTTCGGGGGGTTCACCGACGGCGACCGCGCGGCCTTCCTCGCCGACCACCTCGGCGCCGCGGAACTCGCCTTCGTCGGGTGGGACCTCGAGGACCCCGCCGTCGACTCGCCCAAAGCGCGCAAACTCGAGTGGGCCGAGCGACTGCTCTACTGGCTCGAGTCGCGGCGCGACGAGCGCTTCTCGGTGCTGGACGGCCGGCGGGACGCGATCGAGACGAGCGCCCTGCCCGTCGAGTGA